In Papaver somniferum cultivar HN1 chromosome 1, ASM357369v1, whole genome shotgun sequence, a genomic segment contains:
- the LOC113331966 gene encoding protein MIZU-KUSSEI 1-like, whose protein sequence is MENAALQSLLRQNSTLKKPKTSSCKTFFKMFKLFPLLSSGCKMVALLGRPRKALLTHNATTGTFFGYRNGRVILAIQDDPKCFPNFVIELPLLTNALHKEMASGLVRIALESETRTSKRKLLEEYVWAVYCNGKKTGYSIRRKQTYDDELHVMQLLRGVSMGAGVLPAGPNEKETLIDGELTYLRARFERVVGSKDSEAFYMINPDGTSGPDLCIFFVRQ, encoded by the coding sequence ATGGAGAATGCAGCATTACAGTCTTTGCTCAGGCAGAATTCAACACTCAAGAAACCTAAGACAAGTTCATGCAAAACATTCTTTAAAATGTTCAAACTCTTCCCTCTTTTGAGTTCAGGTTGCAAGATGGTAGCACTGTTAGGTCGTCCACGGAAGGCGTTACTTACCCACAACGCAACAACGGGGACTTTTTTCGGATATCGCAACGGAAGGGTAATATTAGCAATACAAGATGATCCAAaatgtttcccaaactttgttaTAGAGTTACCATTACTTACAAATGCTTTACATAAAGAAATGGCATCCGGGTTGGTTAGAATTGCCCTTGAAAGCGAAACAAGAACTTCAAAGAGGAAATTGCTTGAAGAATATGTTTGGGCTGTTTACTGTAATGGTAAAAAAACTGGTTATTCTATCAGGAGGAAACAAACTTATGATGATGAACTACATGTTATGCAACTTCTACGAGGAGTTTCTATGGGAGCTGGAGTTCTTCCTGCTGGCCCAAATGAGAAAGAAACACTGATTGACGGGGAGCTAACCTACTTGAGGGCTCGGTTCGAGAGAGTGGTTGGATCAAAGGATTCAGAAGCTTTTTACATGATCAATCCGGATGGTACAAGCGGACCTGATTTGTGCATATTTTTTGTCAGGCAGTGA